Sequence from the Osmerus eperlanus chromosome 23, fOsmEpe2.1, whole genome shotgun sequence genome:
GCTGTGAAAGGTTGATGTATCCaacctacagtgtgtgtgtgtgtgtgtgtgtgtgtgtgtgtgcgtgtgtgtgtgtgtgtgttgtcaagcAATATCAGTTCCTCTGCGCATTCCTTGAACGCCAACGGCACAGTAATTCATGTAAAGACATAAAGATGTCCAAACAGCTAGTTTGCCTTTCAACTGTGAACATGGCCAATGAATTTATGGACTGCTTAACCTTTTAACTGATTTATAAAACGGCGTAACCTGGTTTTTAGACCGAAACACACCCACGTTTGCAGTTACAAGAAGTTAAGTCTATGTCATACACATCCTTTAGGAAATACTGAGAGATTTTTGTCATATGTGAATCATATTATCTTCATGTAAATCATGCATTTATACCGTCATAACGTTTCTAACGTGATACTGTACCTGCACATGTGACGTTCCCAGTGAAGGATAGAAGGAGCTGCTCTCCCTCACACATGGGGGTCTCCTGGGAGGGCTCTGGAGGGCCGCAGTAAGCCTGGGCCCGCAGTTTGGACAGCTCCCAGCCGAGGTCCCTGCTGGGGAAGACAGCCACCACTGCGGCCTGGGGGTCATCTCGGCGGCGCTGGAGAACGATGGTGACCATGGTGCGCTGGACACAcgcctccacttcctccaccaGGGAGACCAGATGGGACGAGCgcatggaggagaagagacgcATCACCATcagtctggaggagagggaggagagggaggagagggagggagggaggagagggagggggagagggagggaggagagggagggaggagagggagggagggggggaggagagggagggaggagagggagggaggagagggaggagagggagggagggaggagagggagggagggagggaggagagggagggaggagagagagggagggaggagagggagggaggagagggaggagagggagggagggagggaggagagggagggagggaggagagggagggagggagggagggaggagagggagggaggagagagagggagggaggagagggagggaggagagggaggagagggagggagggaggagagggagggagggagggagggagggaggagagggagggagggagggagggaggagagggagggagggagggagggaggagagggagggagggagggagggagggaggggggagaagggagggagggagggagcagggagggagggaggagagggatgggtgaggaggagggaacaAAAAATCCATCATTTCAATAAGCAAAAGTGgaaaagacagaaagggagagatgagggagccACATGGGCAAAGGAGGGGAAACAGAGAGTTCCTGGATTAGCACCCACAGTGGATTGTTGCTGAGAGAAGGGGATGAACCGACTAATCTTCTCCTTCACAGGACTTTCGGGAGGAGAAAAGACCAGAATTACCTTTCCACAGCACATGGAAAGGAATGCTTTATCAGCACTTTGAGATAAGAAAGGGGAAAAGATAAGGGTTTTAAAGCATGAGAAAACCTTTTTTGCCTGGAAATCTTCTCTCGACCAAATCAGTGAAAGGTTCCTGTTCTGAACTTGAGTGCTCTCATGTGAAACATTTCTGGTAATACATAACGGCGTTCCAATCCTTGTATTAGTTCTACTGTATTAGTTGTTCTACAAACTCTACACTCTTGGAAATGAGGGTTACAACAAGGTTCTTCTTGAAAGACTTGAAGAGAAAAATGCTTCTACTCAGAACCATTTGCttgtggaaaaaaaagtttgggaagAGAGTGTCCTTCAAAGGTTCTTTATCAGACTAAATGTTACATTAATAACCATTTTCATCCAAAGAAACCTTTTTGGGAGAAAGAGTTATTCAAGGATTGTTGACAGCATAGGTGTTAAAAGATCAACTCCCTCAAATACCGATGTTTGAAATTGTAATTATTTTACTTTACATTTTAATGCCATGCTATAGTTAATTATGAATCTGTATTGAacatacacaatgttcattgATTAGTAGACTATGGAGAGACCATAGAGACAAGGGTTGAGGCGAGGGGCATTTGTCtgttaattaaaacaaatatatacaaATAATTACAAGATGTACAACTGGTGCTTCTATCGTGGTTACAAATGCagggcatatatatatattatatcatGTGTGTAATGTGCTCTCTGAGGATAAATCCTGCTTGAACTTTCAGTCTTCAGAATAGTATTGCTGTGCTCTTATCCACCATGTTAGGTTTGTTTGGACCATTGTTACTACAGCCTCTGGAGAGCTCATGAGTCGAGAAAGTTGGACTACATTTTTAGGGGGAGTGTGGGCAGTTGACCATCCATATCTATTTTTCCTTTTTAATTGGTGGTGGGAGGGCTACAGTGTGGAGGGAATTGAACCCCAGAGAACTAAACTATATTGTCAGCTtgattaggctttgaaatatgTAAGCCAAATGCATATACAACATAATGGCTCAGTTTCTTACACATGGATTGGGCCTCGTGCTAGACAATAAAACAACTTTTCTCTTAGTTTAGGACTAGTctaaatccatgtctgggaaactggatGAATGTGTTGCATGGGATGAATATGGCCAAAGTGGATGCCCCAGTAAATGTACCCCAAAAAATGACCACCGTATCTCTAAGAGTGTACCATTACCTCTCATAGTTCTCTGTCAGCTCAAAGGACACCAGGCCATTCTGCAGGTTTCTAACAGTGGTCTTCTCCAGAACGTtccactgctcctccctccagcccagtAGAACCAGGAGCTCATTGGACGATTCTCTAGAGCACTGTGCCGAGGCGCTCAATGCTCTGACGTCCGCCGTTCACAAGACACATACAATGAATGAACAATGAACGAGTCATAACATCTCAAACaaacataacatttacattacatttatgcatttagcagacgcttttatccaaagcgacttccaagagagagctttacaaaagagcataggtcactgatcataacaacgagccccaaacattgcgagcagccaaaacatgaagcatacattgtggaaaaccaaataagtgccaatgaaactccccacaagagtgcaagagtgtacctgtagaaaaaacaagtacactcttgcactcttgtggggagtttcatgttgttcagttgtaacttgtttaactgcatgctcttatataacataatcataaacatGGTGAATGAGTCAACAGAGAGAAGCTAGAGATTCTGGCCCGGTGGGaaaaccccctcctccctgcccagcTTTACCTCGCGCGGCGCAGGCCGGGCGTGTCCCTGGGCGGGGCCACGCTGATGGGGCGctcaggctcctccccccaccctgccgCTCTCCTCTTGTCGGCGCCGGGGGGGCAGggcaaggtgagagagaggggccggcggaggggctgggaggtggggtgggccaggtggaggaggggcgtgGTGGAGACCAGCGAGTGGTACACTTCGCTGCTGGACTTCAGACTGGACAGCAGAGGGGTGTCCACGGGCTGGACCTGCTCTCACACGGGGAGGAGGGTCTCAGGGGGGCCGGATCTGATCCGACCAATCACAGACCACCCTCtggcttcttccctctcctctcctcctcgttcttttcctccctctccttcgctcctcctccctctcctctccggtgctcttccctctcctcttgcccttctccctcccctcctcccgtactgtcctccttcccctcctccgctcgtcctccctctcgcccggtcctcttccctctcctcttgttgtcttccctcgcctcctcctgttcccctccctctcctcctctcctcctgttctctcccctgAACGGTCAGGCATGTCTTTAAGTCGTGGGGTGAAGAGAAACGCATTGCTCGATCATGTCAAACAAGTGATAATCTCTCTCCTGATCTCTCTGTCCATGGCCATGTCCAtgcctttgtctgtctgtctgtctgtctgtctctctctcgcattttttctctctctgccctaaAGTACTTTGGTAAACTAAAGTCTCATTCTCACACGTTGTAATGAGGTGTGATTGTTTAATGAGCTCTGAGGACGAGGGAATGACCCTCCCTGGCCACCCAGGGTGTGTTACCACACCCAATCAGACTAACCGAACCAACCACAAACCCCTGAACTACCAGGGTGATTAAATACACATAAACAAACCTTACAAATCGACATTTCACAACAGGATTTGCACcggaacacacattcacaaacaacaaACACTCTAAGCATAGACGTTTTTAAAAAGCATGAACATTTAAAGTCACAAAATTAGTTTTCTCACCACCGCCGAGAAACTCATTTGTGTTACTGCGAGCCATAATTATTGTGGGAATAATGTTTACATAAACAAAATAGGAAGCCAAGCAGGAGTAATTGCCAGTTCAAAACCCTATTAGGTTATAAAAAAGGTGTTTTCATTAGTCTGTAAATTAAAAAGGATGACTAATGTGCTGGAGGGTGATAGTTCAACAGATGAATCACCAAGCTTGTAAAATAGCAGTTCCTGTTCATTTAGAAACCATCGATAAAACCACAATTTTATTTTCAAACAGCCTATTCATATTTTAGGTGCAAATTGATGTCATCCTTAACTTTTCATTTTATTGCACTTTCCAAGAATAGTCCCTGTGTAACTTGAATAATTTTACTGTTATGGGGAAATAACATTGTCTAACATAAGAATGATTCTAGAGGGCCCCTGTATATATTATCCCCTCTTTTACCGCTCCCTGAGCATATTCGTTTGACTTAACTGCCATTGACAGAGCCTCTGTTCCCCTCTAGGTCTCTACAATAGTTGTTGCTTAACTTAGGATAGGGGTCAAGGAGCCGCGAGCTTGGTTCCTACCATGGACTGGACGACCACAGGTGCAGTGAAGGATCCTGGGAGATAGTCCAGGCAGACCCGTGGGTCCATGCTCAGTTTGATTGACAGGCCTCTCCCATGGACggtgtagctctctctcttcagacaTGACAGCACTGCAAACAGGCCCAGGGCGTACACCCGGACCTGCGCAAATGAGCcctggcacacgcacacacacgcacacaggcacatagAAGTTGACATCTTTTTTTCTCGGCTGGTATACAAactgacaaacacaccacacaggcagacaaTACAACCCAAAAGTAGATCTAATAGTATATGGTCTCTTTGACAGTGTACCTACCTTCTGTCCTCCAAACGTCCCCTCAGTGCTGACGGGACTAATGGAGCTCACCCTCCCGTCCCCGTCAATCACCTTGACGACCACATCCCTGTAGTTACCACGATAACGTGCCCGGAAAGGCACAGCGACCGTGATTGGGAACTGGCATTGGGACCCGTCCTGAACTTTGACCCGCATGACACTGCTGACCAGCTCCTCCGACCCAATCACCATCAAGGAGCTGAGGGTTTCCACCACCTCACAGGTCAGGACCTGGGCCACGCCTTCAGGCGCTGTGACGTAGCAGGCATCGGGGACGTCTGCCTGGCCATTGGTTGATCTTCCTGTAAGCCTATCAGAGGGTGCGGTAGATAGTCTTAGATAGATCATGTccctatgcgtgtgtgtgtgggtgggtgtgttgaACACACTGAATGGTTTATAAAAAAGAAAGCAGATCGTCTTAAGGCCTTGAAACCATGCTGCTGTTTCAGAATCATCTGTCTACGGACTCTTAATACAGGAgcttcaaagtgtgtgtgtgttgtgtgtgtgtgtgtgttgcgcctAGCAATTCCCATATCTCACGTTCCGACATAGCACACGCAAACCCGAACGCATCAAACTCAAACTCACCCCGATGTGACCAattgactctctcctcctctggcccgcttcccctctctgtgcatctctttctctctctccgcctccctctctctgtgttcatctGCCTTGAGGGGGTTGTCCTTGTGAATATCAGTCTCCGGCTCGACAGTTCTGACAAcgtctccctctatcttcccTTTGCCCTCTGCTCCAGTGCTCGTCTGCTCTTCACGTTCCCGAGGCTctgactccccctcccctccgagGCCCGCCTGGGGGCGGCTGTAGTTCAAATCGGACACACCCCGACCGTCTGAACCTTGAGAACACGATGCATCCTCGGCGCCATCCTCAGGGAGGATGGCGCCGAGACGGGGTTGAGCAGACTCAAAGCCAGGAGCGTCATGGGATTCTGAGGCACTGTGGGTATTTTCATGACATCCCGAGTCAAGTGGACAGGGCTGAGATTGGCTGGTTACTCGAGTCAGTGGGTTTGTTTGAAACGCCGTCTTGGCCTCCGCCATCGCGGTCGCCTCTTCGTCACACAGGGTGCCGATGGCATCGTCCAGGGTGGTCCGGACGTGGCTCAGTAGGGCGTCGATGGCGCTCAAGTCGCCCTCGACACTCAGCAGGGCGCTGTGGAGGATGTCCGGACACGAGCTTCCCTGAACGGGCTCTTCTGAAACACGGGAAGAGTTTAGAGGCGCACCTTGTCCATGTTTAAGAGGCTACACTTCAGAGGCTACTCCCAATGCGCAAAGTATGTAAAACAGTACATATCAACGTGGAAGGACATTCATCATTGATTCAAAGGAACAAACTCTGAAAAGGTGACAGGAAAATAAACTTCAAATGGATTGATTTGATTTGGTTCCCTCAACTTGAAGTTGATTTCCCAGTTACCTTTCAGATCGGGAATGAAAGATGTACCTGTGAGACAGGCCCGCTCCGGACGCGCTCCCTCGTGTGACGGGAGGGGGCCGAGCAAGTGTGCTGTGCCTCTCAGGGCCTCACTCCAGGCTGACACTCTCTCGGTGAGCTCTCCACTCAGATCCCTGAGGACCCCCAGCAGCCTCTTCCGGACCTCTCGCCCCTCCCCgcgtcccctccctctccccggcgGACGCGACGGCTGTCTGTCACGCTCCATCCCGCTCGCCCCCCgtgaccctcctccctctccggcCTCTCCTTCCCCGGCTTCcgcctcgctctctcgctccgtcCCACCCCCGTCGGACCtggcccctccttctctcccttcctctccccggtTGCTCAGTCTTCCCTTGCCCACCCGCGCGCCGTGgaggtcctccccccccccggttgCGATGTCTCTGACCTCCCGGGCGGTGTCCGCGAGCAGGCTAAGCaggcactcctccctccccgggCTGTGTGGGATGTGTCTCCGGATGTGTGGGTCGTCCATGTCCTCTCCGGAAGCTTGTCGTCAAAGACGgacggggaggggaagaggatcaACAACCAGCCATCCTCGGTCGTGTCCGGTCGATCTTCACGGCGCTCTTCTCTCTAATTGGCGACAGGCCAAACTCGACTCGGCTCGTCCGACTTTAGAGGAGTTCAGGGGGAAAGAAGCTGCAATCTCTACTTGGTCCTGCTCGGTTCCTTCTGTCTACGTCGTGACTTCTTCGCCTGTTGCTGTGTGTGACCAGTGAGCTGACTTTACAGGAGCCAACTCTGTATTTACCACCCTGtctgcagtaaaaaaaaaaaaaagtctccaTGGCGACCCCacgggaggggtgagagaacgagagacaaaagagaggcAGTTTCACAGGGAGGGAGTCAAAAGAAGACAAAGCACTGTCCTCCACATGcctcgtccctccctccttcaccctctctctttctgtcatcctccctctttctacACCCCGTCTCATTCACAAACAAACCTCTCATCCATGTCTTGCCAAGCACGTTTAAACGTATTTTCCTTCATTCTTttgactttaaaaaaaaaatcatgtcgCTTTATGACATGCTATGCATTATTCTTGACCTTCAAACTCTGCTGGAAAGCTGCAGACAACTTGACGAGTTCACCGGGTGAGTTATACTTAACGTCATCAGTTCAGATCTGGTTGAGGTGGTTTCATATCCGTTTTAATACTTTCAAAATTCATCACCAACTGTGGTTACTGACCAttttagttacatttacattatgaCTGCTACAGTGTTGGGTGTGTGATTTAATGTGTACACCTCCAATGGCTTGAATGAATGACACCAGACATTTTAACTGTCCCAACTGTCCAGCACCATGAGTGCCTCTTACATAAGCTGAAATGACCTAGCTTTAGAATCATAGGTATTGTGGGTATTGTAGGCTGGTAGTTTGCTGACTGAAGAGGTCCTTCCCTCTGAACAGCGGAAAAAGGAAATGTGTGCTATTGATGCCCACTCCTACAtcaatgtgtttctgtgtgtgaacgTGCATGTACGTGTGTTTTTCCAAAAAATACGAAAGGTGTTTGACCACTCATATTGTATTTGCTTTCACAGGTTAAGGAAATCCTTTTTGACAGTGCAGAAAAAATGTGGAACTGTATGACAACAAGAGTAGGTGTGATATCAAAACATGCCTACACATGTTGCTGAAACGCCCCcacacagatcacacacacacgcgcgcgcacacacacacacacacacacaatagagacaaacacaaacataagtaaaaccaacacacacatgcacacagaccagGTGACAGCAGTAGGCCTAATAACAAGATAGTAGATTGCTACCATCTTCTGGTGAAACAAGCCCACTTCATCCTCTCCCCATTTCTTTCAAtctttaacacacactcacccacacacacccatgaacacacagacacacacaaacacactcactcactcacacacgcacgcaccccccccccccccccccacacacacacacacagtcacttgaTGTTCTATAATATAGCTATTGGCACAGCGTGCAATATCGCAATCATGGACAATCCATACTACAGTAATCAGGTCAACGTTAAATATGATTTCATCCCTAATAAATTCCAAGCAATGTTCGTTGGTCTTACCCATACATTAGCCTACAGGGTTGCACATACCCACAATAAGCAATAGGTAGGCTAATATAAGAGTAATAGTCATGTTCGGTTTCTCGATAGCTGTGTGCAAGCGCTAACAGATACATCCCAGTCTGTGTAGAATGCATAGCCCGAAGCGTCTCCATCAAGCCTGAACACGCAGAGCcgccccagtcctcctctaTCAACCATTATGCAACGTTGTCCTTTTGCTTCATAAGCAAGTATAGTAATacaaactagagggtacaatttctggggaaattgtagggtgtgcttgcttgcgtcggttgcacaggggtccgtttttgaatgacatttttacaactgatatatctgtatattttatattaaaatgcatacttattatttataaagattacatagatttaaaagcattttgtgctgctcatttacaactgaaaatacgagtaaagtgtagaattaaatatgatgtcttctcatttcccctgcaagaggcagcctcatagctgaatcaaaacgaataaatttggcagaccagtgtaaaaatggacctaatctctatgacttaaacgtccttttaagttttcccttctcgtattattttcattcatttagcctactcatattgcattcattcatgaataaagaaccccctttgaagattattctatgacgttaccggcagtagaagatggaatcgcgattcaaacagtaccatctgctaactgaaaatatgagaccaaaaacgtaaataagcttgacatttatttagtggaaaatcgctcattcataaaaagctcactggtagcgatcattgtcagtaacaacgcaaaatgcgatatagccctgtgtggagaagctgccccggtaaattgtactactacggtacagtactagactactgctgtgttcgtctctgtagcgattgcgttggttgaattggatttaacgttccgttgtacggtttaggctgaaattaattattttcatgaactgattgacaaagtttaggctgtggcaatgaagttcaggttagtagttagatagacttttgatttaagtaagccgaacatgttctgtcgccgtttgacttcctacagttgtgtagatgtttttgtagtgtctcgcgtaggctacagcgttgcagtgatacactggattgaaaccacaggtaatgataatttcactcacaaatcgtttacttgtaatctaatgtcataataaatcctacaacgaaaatgtatgtgaggaatgtttattttaatgattgaaaacagataacgctacatcatagaccactgtagtatgtgttgcccgggcaacacaggctaatgtcatgatgctaatacttcagtgaaatagtagactactgtttccgaaagtagatgtacttccttaataatatcagcttatactgtacattacacatcacaattgtgtgtcatatcacaaagtaaaattagtaaatagttatcaccctggcctctttgcttgtggcgtttctgcagctgccttgcagtaaagctatagttagcctagctatcccccaagttaacagatgcaaaaggaatgttctgccaaaggtagtcacgcgtgttttcgtgacgttagtgacgtagtgacgttagtaacgtcagtgactgtggctagcaaattagccaccgttagcttcacttttcgccacaaaaacttaacttaagcccaaaccatgcaactgaacgtaaattccaatacaagcaactcaatcgctaccaagacgaaacttttgacacctatgttgtctatgtaggccaaatattgactgagttttaggggggcaaaaaaaaaaaaaaaaaaaaataataataatatatatgtgagagaacaaaggttgtgctctcgccgaaggcttgagcacacccaataataataatatatatgtgagagaacaaaggttgtgctctcgccgaaggcttgagcacacccaacaaaaaacaacacgACACAAATAAAACCATGGCATATTTTCTCATCAACGGAATGTTAGCTCAGAGCAATACGCCTATGCGTATTGCAACTTATTCTCAGTTGTAAAAAGGGGCGTGGAATTGTTTCTGCGAAAAGGAAACTGGAAAGTGGTTTGATCAGTGTTAACCACGTTGTAAGAGTTGTACTTGTAAATTATTTGACAAGACAAAAGTGTGATACACTTGTGGCACAGAGAAGACATGAGGACACCTAATACTTCATACCTTTTGTTGAACGTCAGGTAAGTTTGAATGGACAGACGCACAGAGCTCACAGGCAACTAAATCacttgtgtgtgagtttgcTGTGATACTGTGCTGAAAGACCTTTAGTGGAAAATGCCCGTTGTCAACACATGCTATTGTTTTATATGTAAATATATCTGTTCGTAAAGTTCGTGTACATTTTGATAGTGTACATTGTGTACATTTTGAAGTTGTTTGAAGTTGGTGACAAGTTGATGCTGGAGGGATCATACACTGTTTTATCTGTCAAGCAATCAGGATAACAATACATTGCCTAATTAGTTTGTCTTTCTAATTTAGCGAATGAATAGCAgaaattatttttgtgattattaataataataaaacatttgATTTGTAATGCGCCCTTCTTGCACTCAAAGCGCCACAGCTACACTAAAAGTGTTGTCATAACTGTAATTGTCTATAAGTACGTTTGTTTATTTGACATATCCAGTCAAAGCCATACGCAATAAAGTAATGCTTCTCACTGGTAAAGTTGTCGGTTCGAGAAAAAACACCCGTTTAGCTTTCCCACATTTACAATATCCCCTATGGTTTGGGGGAAGTCATTGAGAACGACCGGTATACGGAAGAGCGTCATGTTCGACTTGGTTCTGAGGTTAATGTCTGAGGAATGGGTCATACGAAAATAATGGAGAACCGGGTTAAAGCGCGACAGGCTGTCACTCACACCGTGAGCTCAGTGTTTAACTGCGGTGGACTACAGTACAAGGagtggcgtgtgtgtttgtggatagACCTTATGTAGAGGAAACACTTGAGCACTACATTCCAGCGGTCTGATTATGTCAACTGCCAGAATGTGCGTCTTAAGTGGTAGTTTACTGTAGGTAATGTGGAGATCTTGTGCATTCAGTCTACTTTGTGCAATTATACATTCTGCTCTGACATTATATCATACGTACATACCCAGTTGGTACTACTAAGCTTGATCCAGATACTTTAATAATGTCTagcctttttttattttgtattcttCCACTGAATCTCATGGTGAGTCAGGTCATTAGCACAGGATCAAAGCTGTGTTTCTCCCTCCCAGACTTTTAATGTTTGCAGAGGGGgtgttgtgaatgtgtgtatttctATACTTGGGcataggtgtgtttgtgagtgtgtgtagtatagtCTATGCACATaggtgtgtgcatacgtgcatGCAcccatgcatctgtgtgtgcctatgtgtgtgtgagacagtttaTGCAGTCTGTACAtagaagtgcgtgtgtgtgtgtgtgtgtgcgtgcacatatgtgactgcgtgtgtgtgtgtgtgtgtgtaaggtgctaATAAGGAAGGGGGAACAGCAGGCTGTGTCAGGTCAAATGTCCTGGCAAGGACAGTGTTAACACTTGCCAAGCACCAGTACAGGTTGCGGCATGTTAGCACAGATAGCTGTAGGGCCATATGTCATTAATCTTTCCACAAACCGTTTCATTTTTTTTGATGAAATAATAAAAAGCTTTTTTAGGAATGATTGGTATTAGATTGGAAGTGTTGGCTGGTTTTGAAGTTTGGGATTGTGCTTGATTTGAAATGCCTGTTCGGTTTCATAGAAATACAAATGTGTGAAGTGTCCATCATACACCAGCAAATGTACCTGTACTCACAGGTCTTCACATTCACAGGAGTGGCTGACAGACTGTCAAACATGTTAATAATATGTAATATGTAAATGTCACAGTTTGTCATATTTCTGGATACATTCTGCATTTCCATCCATGTTTTCCACATCACAGAAATGAAAGGGCCCTACCGCTCTGTAAAGCTGACACACTCGTAGAGTAGATACtgtttatatactgtatatacagtacacatatgTGTAAATTCTATATGCAATTCTGTGTATTGTGGGCTCTGAGAACTGAAGCCCAACACAAGATGAAGAAATTGAGAACTGCAGTAAAGTTTCATTGACTTGATTTTTG
This genomic interval carries:
- the dthd1 gene encoding death domain-containing protein 1 codes for the protein MAEAKTAFQTNPLTRVTSQSQPCPLDSGCHENTHSASESHDAPGFESAQPRLGAILPEDGAEDASCSQGSDGRGVSDLNYSRPQAGLGGEGESEPREREEQTSTGAEGKGKIEGDVVRTVEPETDIHKDNPLKADEHREREAEREKEMHREGKRARGGESQLVTSGLTGRSTNGQADVPDACYVTAPEGVAQVLTCEVVETLSSLMVIGSEELVSSVMRVKVQDGSQCQFPITVAVPFRARYRGNYRDVVVKVIDGDGRVSSISPVSTEGTFGGQKGSFAQVRVYALGLFAVLSCLKRESYTVHGRGLSIKLSMDPRVCLDYLPGSFTAPVVVQSMVQPVDTPLLSSLKSSSEVYHSLVSTTPLLHLAHPTSQPLRRPLSLTLPCPPGADKRRAAGWGEEPERPISVAPPRDTPGLRRARALSASAQCSRESSNELLVLLGWREEQWNVLEKTTVRNLQNGLVSFELTENYERLMVMRLFSSMRSSHLVSLVEEVEACVQRTMVTIVLQRRRDDPQAAVVAVFPSRDLGWELSKLRAQAYCGPPEPSQETPMCEGEQLLLSFTGNVTCAEHLNNQTGSACVPITFHSQRKNRLFLRLTEVDPFGNYSSPHYKGTAVFHKVARGQLERRGDEALPSSSRPLDEPVCKLSLTLPKKVRSICRPVSAKVKLCDETEALSDALLCWLSRELSEEDLTPLVLSLRLRRSSIQMVRLQAPDSLPAQALHILGLWRRSLPAAPQPSKSSQLAHCLAKSGRPDLAKELLLRQDATRGGSSRALGEAM